One region of Culex pipiens pallens isolate TS chromosome 2, TS_CPP_V2, whole genome shotgun sequence genomic DNA includes:
- the LOC120424546 gene encoding circumsporozoite protein-like, which yields MDPDEDQVEKMSEFEDWDTDNEGEVDPLPGVPSNQTALELYGKDTKVVVKGTGGRKAKKRKSRLSPKPYPKPDPTSPPTQKPDLALPLNPSPLVPSNPTPIPTNPTPPIPPNTNPIPPAPTPPIPPNPNPIPPAPTPPIPPNPNPPGDKERPVQARARQ from the coding sequence ATGGATCCGGATGAGGACCAGGTGGAAAAAATGTCCGAGTTCGAAGACTGGGACACGGACAACGAGGGTGAAGTTGATCCTCTCCCAGGAGTGCCTTCTAACCAAACCGCGTTGGAACTCTACGGAAAGGACACCAAGGTCGTTGTGAAGGGCACTGGCGGGCGCAAAGCGAAGAAACGCAAGTCTCGACTGTCTCCGAAACCATACCCAAAACCTGATCCCACTTCCCCTCCAACACAAAAACCGGATCTAGCTCTTCCACTGAATCCAAGTCCTCTGGTCCCATCAAATCCAACTCCTATTCCAACGAATCCAACCCCTCCGATCCCGCCAAATACGAATCCAATCCCACCGGCACCAACCCCTCCGATTCCGCCAAATCCGAATCCTATTCCACCGGCACCAACCCCTCCGATccctccaaatccaaatccaccaGGTGACAAGGAAAGACCAGTTCAAGCTCGCGCTCGCCAGTAA